Proteins encoded within one genomic window of Bradyrhizobium sp. CB1717:
- a CDS encoding LysR family transcriptional regulator: MLDFRSIETFLWVVKLGSFRGAAARLNTTQPAISQRIAQLEREMGVKLLNRDHRVASPTPSGRQMMVYAEKLIGLRAQMMAEIGDRSAMRGVMRLGVAETIVHTWLPRLVKSVNEIYPNLSLEIEVDITPNLTARLLAQEIELAFVVGPLSASGVHNRVLADYPIGFLASPSLGLGKGPVTPAELARFPIITFPRKTKPYEVVREVFDRPELPPIRLHASASLATVIHMAVEGLGIAVIPDAIVENELADGRLQLLDTDLAIAPLTFTASWLASPDVVAVERVAELACQIAQSSLAVDAPALAGH, from the coding sequence ATGCTGGACTTCAGGTCGATCGAGACATTCCTCTGGGTTGTGAAGCTCGGCAGCTTTCGCGGCGCCGCCGCACGGCTCAACACCACCCAGCCGGCAATCTCCCAGCGCATCGCCCAGCTCGAGCGCGAGATGGGCGTGAAGCTCCTGAACCGCGATCATCGCGTCGCCTCGCCGACGCCGAGCGGCCGGCAGATGATGGTCTACGCGGAGAAGCTGATCGGCCTGCGCGCGCAGATGATGGCGGAGATCGGCGACCGCTCGGCGATGCGCGGCGTGATGCGGCTCGGCGTCGCCGAAACCATCGTGCACACCTGGCTGCCGCGCCTCGTGAAGAGCGTGAACGAGATCTATCCGAACCTGTCGCTCGAAATCGAGGTCGACATCACGCCGAACCTCACCGCGCGCCTGCTCGCGCAGGAGATCGAGCTCGCCTTCGTGGTCGGGCCGCTGTCGGCCTCCGGCGTGCATAACCGCGTGCTCGCCGACTACCCGATCGGTTTCCTCGCAAGCCCCTCGCTCGGACTCGGCAAGGGCCCGGTCACGCCGGCGGAGCTCGCGCGGTTTCCGATCATCACCTTCCCGCGCAAGACCAAGCCTTACGAGGTCGTGCGCGAGGTGTTCGACCGGCCGGAGCTGCCGCCGATCCGGCTGCATGCGTCCGCTTCGCTGGCGACCGTGATCCACATGGCGGTCGAGGGGCTCGGCATCGCCGTGATCCCCGATGCCATCGTCGAGAACGAACTCGCCGACGGCCGGTTGCAGCTGCTCGACACCGATCTTGCGATCGCACCGCTGACCTTCACCGCAAGCTGGCTCGCCTCACCCGACGTCGTCGCCGTGGAGCGCGTCGCCGAGCTTGCATGTCAGATTGCGCAGAGCAGCCTCGCGGTTGACGCGCCCGCGCTGGCGGGTCATTGA
- a CDS encoding Zn-dependent hydrolase produces MSRAATNLQIDSARLWGSIHETAQFGATAKGGVRRLTLSAEDKQVRDWFRKACEDAGLEVHVDALGSQFGLRKGRDMSKLPVGIGSHLDTQPTGGKYDGILGTLGALEVIRTLNDAGIETEAPICVVNWTNEEGSRFAPAMMASAAYVGDFTTDDILSRKDIDGTTVGQALDSIGYRGDKPIGFQKLGCFVELHIEQGPILEAEGKTIGVVDSGQGVLWYDGKISGFESHAGSTPMPLRRDALATLSEIVLAMEAIAKKHGPNAVGTIGEAVIANPSRNVIPGEIAFTMDCRSADGAIMDALDRDLRAAIAEIAARRKVEVKVDLVWRKPPTHFDPKLIAAVENAAKTLGYSSRRITSGAGHDACNLNTIMPAAMVFVPCKDGISHNELEDATQPDCTAGTNVLMHTVLAIAGVAS; encoded by the coding sequence ATGAGCCGAGCCGCCACCAACCTGCAAATCGATTCCGCCCGCCTCTGGGGCTCCATTCACGAGACCGCGCAGTTCGGCGCGACGGCCAAGGGCGGCGTGCGGCGGCTGACGCTGAGCGCCGAGGACAAGCAGGTGCGCGATTGGTTCCGCAAGGCCTGCGAGGACGCCGGCCTCGAGGTGCATGTCGACGCGCTCGGCTCGCAGTTCGGCCTGCGCAAGGGCCGCGATATGTCGAAGCTGCCCGTCGGCATCGGCTCGCATCTCGACACCCAGCCGACCGGCGGCAAGTATGACGGCATTTTGGGAACGCTCGGCGCGCTGGAAGTGATCCGCACGCTGAACGACGCCGGCATCGAGACCGAGGCGCCGATCTGCGTCGTCAACTGGACCAACGAGGAAGGCTCGCGCTTCGCGCCGGCGATGATGGCCTCCGCCGCCTATGTCGGCGATTTCACCACCGACGACATTTTGTCGCGCAAGGACATCGACGGCACGACCGTCGGCCAGGCGCTCGACAGCATCGGTTATCGCGGCGACAAGCCGATCGGCTTCCAGAAGCTCGGCTGCTTCGTCGAGCTGCATATCGAGCAGGGCCCGATTTTGGAGGCCGAGGGCAAGACCATCGGCGTGGTCGATTCCGGCCAGGGCGTGCTCTGGTACGACGGCAAGATCTCCGGCTTCGAGAGCCATGCGGGCTCGACCCCGATGCCGCTGCGGCGCGATGCGCTAGCAACGCTGTCGGAGATCGTGCTTGCGATGGAGGCGATTGCCAAGAAGCATGGGCCGAACGCGGTCGGCACCATCGGCGAAGCCGTGATCGCAAACCCCTCGCGCAACGTCATTCCCGGCGAGATCGCCTTCACCATGGACTGCCGCAGCGCGGATGGCGCCATCATGGATGCGCTCGACCGCGACCTGCGCGCCGCCATCGCCGAGATCGCCGCGCGCCGCAAGGTCGAGGTCAAGGTCGATCTCGTCTGGCGCAAGCCGCCGACACATTTTGATCCGAAGCTGATCGCGGCGGTCGAGAACGCGGCAAAGACGCTCGGCTATTCCTCCCGCCGCATCACCTCCGGCGCCGGCCACGACGCCTGCAACCTCAACACAATCATGCCGGCCGCGATGGTGTTCGTGCCCTGCAAGGACGGCATCAGCCACAACGAGCTGGAGGACGCCACCCAGCCCGACTGCACTGCTGGCACCAACGTGCTGATGCATACCGTGCTGGCGATTGCCGGCGTCGCATCCTGA
- a CDS encoding NAD(P)-dependent oxidoreductase, with amino-acid sequence MRGVFVDANEALAVIMERLEKPGDPEVRIHRDPDIKPEQYPEILDGAEIAIVDHTTLPTEVAKKCTGLRHVVFLGTGARSYMNPEELAELGISVHLIKGYGDTAVAESAIALMWASARVIAMMDREMRAGSWLREDGMQLTGKTLGLIGFGGIAAEVARIATGSGMKVIAWNRSPKSYPGVEFTDLDTVLAKSDVVSLHLLLNDETRGMITRERIFAMKPGVILVNTARAAIVDEAAMIDALKSGHIRHAGLDVFNIEPLPADHPLTKIPNVTLSAHSAFRTPEASENLIEAAWVHCRRIVKG; translated from the coding sequence ATGCGCGGAGTTTTCGTCGACGCCAACGAAGCCCTCGCCGTGATCATGGAGCGGCTGGAGAAGCCTGGCGACCCCGAGGTGCGGATCCACCGGGATCCCGACATCAAGCCCGAGCAATATCCCGAGATCCTTGACGGCGCCGAGATCGCGATCGTCGACCACACGACGCTGCCGACCGAGGTCGCGAAGAAGTGCACTGGTCTGAGGCACGTCGTGTTCCTCGGCACCGGCGCGCGCAGCTACATGAACCCGGAGGAGCTCGCCGAGCTCGGCATCTCCGTGCACCTCATCAAGGGCTATGGCGACACCGCCGTGGCGGAATCCGCGATCGCGCTGATGTGGGCCTCGGCCCGCGTCATCGCGATGATGGATCGCGAGATGCGCGCCGGCAGCTGGCTGCGCGAGGACGGCATGCAGCTCACCGGCAAGACGCTCGGCCTGATCGGCTTCGGCGGCATCGCCGCGGAGGTCGCGCGCATCGCCACAGGCAGCGGCATGAAGGTGATCGCCTGGAACCGCTCGCCGAAGAGCTATCCCGGCGTCGAATTCACCGATCTCGATACGGTGCTGGCCAAGAGCGACGTCGTGTCGCTGCACCTGCTGCTCAACGACGAGACGCGCGGCATGATCACCCGAGAGAGGATCTTTGCGATGAAGCCTGGCGTCATCCTCGTCAACACCGCCCGCGCCGCGATCGTCGACGAAGCCGCGATGATCGACGCGCTGAAGTCGGGCCATATCCGCCATGCCGGCCTCGACGTCTTCAACATCGAGCCGCTGCCGGCGGATCATCCGCTGACGAAGATTCCGAACGTGACGCTGTCGGCGCATTCCGCCTTCCGCACGCCGGAGGCCAGCGAGAACCTGATTGAAGCGGCGTGGGTTCACTGCCGCCGGATCGTGAAAGGATAA
- a CDS encoding malate/lactate/ureidoglycolate dehydrogenase: MADYRTFKAEPLTNAIRAIVKAGGSSDREAELVATNLVEANLRGHDSHGVGMIPRYVQSVTNGGLAVNAHVKIVLDTGPLLTLDGLTGYGQVIGHEAMELAAERAKSNGVCLVGLSNSHHIGRIGHWAEQCIDHGLVSIHFVNVISRPIVAPWGGSDARHGTNPFCVGIPRRGKDPIVLDFATSRIAQGKTRVAHNKGVELEPGTIIDNEGKPTVNPRYTVIPPYGAILPFGEHKGSGLALVCEILGGALSGGQVVKGPSDGKYNVLNGMLSIVIDPGKLGTGENLAREVESFVAWHTGSPPGPGVDKVLIAGEPERETKRKRLAEGISVDPTTWQEILEAGKKFGLDQAAIEKIAG, encoded by the coding sequence ATGGCCGACTATCGCACCTTCAAGGCAGAGCCGCTCACCAACGCCATCCGCGCCATCGTCAAGGCGGGCGGCTCCTCGGATCGCGAGGCCGAGCTCGTCGCCACCAATCTCGTCGAGGCCAACCTTAGGGGACACGACTCGCACGGCGTCGGCATGATTCCACGCTATGTCCAGAGCGTCACCAATGGCGGCCTCGCCGTGAACGCGCACGTCAAGATCGTGCTCGACACGGGTCCCCTTCTCACGCTCGACGGCCTCACCGGCTACGGCCAGGTGATCGGCCATGAAGCGATGGAGCTGGCGGCCGAGCGCGCCAAGAGCAACGGCGTGTGCCTCGTCGGCCTTTCCAACTCGCACCATATCGGCCGCATCGGCCACTGGGCCGAGCAGTGCATCGACCACGGGCTGGTCTCGATCCACTTCGTCAACGTGATCTCGCGCCCGATCGTGGCGCCCTGGGGCGGCAGCGATGCCCGCCACGGCACCAATCCGTTCTGCGTCGGCATCCCGCGCAGGGGCAAGGACCCGATCGTGCTCGACTTCGCCACCAGCAGGATCGCGCAGGGCAAGACCCGCGTCGCCCACAACAAGGGCGTCGAACTCGAGCCCGGCACCATCATCGACAATGAAGGCAAGCCCACGGTCAACCCGCGCTACACTGTGATCCCGCCATACGGCGCGATCCTGCCGTTCGGCGAGCACAAGGGTTCGGGGCTCGCGCTCGTGTGCGAAATCCTCGGCGGCGCGCTCTCCGGCGGGCAGGTGGTCAAGGGCCCGTCCGATGGCAAGTACAACGTCCTCAACGGCATGCTCTCGATCGTCATCGACCCGGGCAAGCTCGGCACCGGCGAAAATCTCGCGCGCGAGGTCGAGAGTTTTGTTGCCTGGCACACCGGCTCGCCTCCCGGCCCCGGCGTCGACAAGGTACTGATCGCCGGCGAGCCCGAGCGCGAAACCAAGAGGAAGCGCCTCGCCGAAGGCATTTCGGTCGATCCGACCACCTGGCAGGAGATTCTCGAAGCCGGGAAGAAGTTCGGACTGGATCAGGCGGCGATCGAGAAGATCGCGGGCTAG
- a CDS encoding suppressor of fused domain protein translates to MLSRLAKLISGSAEPSHAADPYRQRLAIYESELGEPEYSFKESAERRIDIHAFGRDFVPVCQEGSDEGYVLLTNGMSEQRMPGVPGDAKPRAELMWYVREPTEEVCANLRWLANLPFIDTTWFGFGHRVALPWPPVAGTDFQTFLFLTPIIGPDKQIAEALEIAGDPVEILTVNLISHQELGLIKTRGLDPFLDLLDENDYPPIFDPARKSYV, encoded by the coding sequence ATGCTCTCCCGTCTCGCAAAGCTCATATCCGGCTCCGCGGAGCCATCACACGCAGCCGACCCCTACCGGCAACGGCTCGCCATCTATGAGAGCGAGCTTGGCGAGCCCGAGTACAGCTTCAAGGAAAGCGCGGAGCGCCGCATCGACATCCACGCCTTTGGCCGCGATTTCGTGCCGGTGTGCCAGGAGGGATCTGACGAAGGCTACGTGCTTCTGACCAACGGCATGAGCGAGCAACGGATGCCGGGGGTGCCTGGGGACGCAAAGCCGCGTGCCGAGCTGATGTGGTATGTCCGCGAACCGACAGAGGAGGTTTGCGCCAATCTGCGCTGGCTGGCCAATCTGCCGTTCATCGACACGACCTGGTTCGGCTTCGGCCATCGCGTCGCGCTGCCGTGGCCGCCGGTTGCAGGAACGGACTTCCAGACGTTCCTGTTTCTCACACCGATCATCGGCCCCGATAAGCAGATCGCCGAGGCGCTGGAGATCGCGGGCGATCCCGTGGAGATCCTGACCGTGAACCTGATCTCGCATCAGGAGCTCGGGCTCATCAAGACCAGGGGTCTCGACCCGTTTCTCGATCTGCTCGACGAGAACGATTATCCGCCGATCTTCGATCCGGCGCGGAAGTCTTATGTGTAG
- a CDS encoding tartrate dehydrogenase translates to MSKKQYRIAVIPGDGIGKEVMPEGLRVLEAAAKKHGVSVHFDHFDFSSYDYYEKHGQMMPDDWKEKIGKHDAIYFGAVGWPAKIPDHVSLWGSLIKFRREFDQYVNLRPVRLMPGVPSPLAGRKPGDIDFWVVRENTEGEYSSVGGRMFPDTDREFVTQQTVMTRTGVDRILKFAFELAQSRPKKHLTSATKSNGISITMPYWDERVEAMAKKFPGVKWDKYHIDILTANFVLHPDWFDVVVGSNLFGDILSDLGPACTGTIGIAPSGNINPEGDFPSVFEPVHGSAPDIAGQGIANPIGAIWSGAMMLEHLGEKEAGKSIVDAIERTLAERTLRTKDLGGNADTTACGKAVADMVD, encoded by the coding sequence ATGAGCAAGAAGCAATACCGGATCGCGGTCATTCCCGGCGACGGCATCGGCAAGGAAGTGATGCCGGAAGGCCTGCGCGTTCTGGAGGCGGCCGCGAAGAAGCATGGAGTCTCCGTGCATTTCGACCATTTCGACTTCTCGTCCTACGATTATTACGAGAAGCACGGCCAGATGATGCCCGATGACTGGAAGGAGAAGATCGGCAAGCACGACGCGATCTATTTCGGCGCGGTCGGCTGGCCGGCCAAGATTCCCGATCACGTCTCGCTGTGGGGCTCGCTGATCAAGTTCCGCCGCGAGTTCGACCAGTATGTGAATTTGCGTCCGGTGCGGCTGATGCCCGGCGTGCCGTCGCCGCTGGCGGGCCGCAAGCCCGGCGATATCGATTTCTGGGTGGTGCGCGAGAACACCGAAGGCGAATATTCCTCGGTCGGCGGCCGCATGTTCCCGGACACCGACCGCGAGTTCGTCACCCAGCAGACGGTAATGACCCGCACCGGCGTCGATCGCATTCTCAAGTTCGCCTTCGAGCTCGCCCAGTCGCGGCCGAAGAAGCACCTGACCTCGGCGACAAAGTCGAACGGCATCTCCATCACCATGCCCTATTGGGACGAGCGTGTGGAGGCGATGGCCAAGAAGTTCCCGGGCGTGAAGTGGGACAAGTACCACATCGACATCCTGACAGCGAACTTCGTGCTGCATCCGGACTGGTTCGACGTCGTGGTCGGCTCGAATTTGTTCGGTGACATCCTGTCCGATCTCGGCCCCGCCTGCACCGGCACGATCGGCATCGCGCCGTCAGGCAACATCAATCCCGAGGGCGATTTCCCCTCGGTGTTCGAGCCGGTGCATGGCTCGGCGCCTGACATCGCAGGGCAGGGCATTGCCAACCCGATCGGTGCGATCTGGTCGGGCGCGATGATGCTCGAGCATCTCGGCGAGAAGGAAGCCGGCAAGTCGATCGTCGATGCGATCGAGCGGACGCTCGCCGAACGCACGCTGCGCACCAAGGATCTCGGCGGCAACGCCGACACCACGGCCTGCGGGAAGGCGGTCGCGGATATGGTGGACTGA
- a CDS encoding SDR family oxidoreductase, with translation MDLHLRGKRVLITGASKGIGAAAAEAFAEEGAHLLLAARSGDQLKVLADRLRSAHQIDAATSIVDLRKEEDVARLAKEAADIDVLVNNAGDIPGGSIDKIDEATWRHAWELKVFGYINLTRHIYARMKAKGGGVIVNDIGAAGEKFDANYICGSAGNAALMAFTRALGGKSLADNIRVVGINPGPVGTDRHLTLLKTRAKHQFGDESRYKEFQKSLPLGRPAHAREIGDLMAFLASDRAGYTSGVIYTVDGGISAGWG, from the coding sequence ATGGATCTGCATCTGCGCGGCAAGCGCGTCCTGATCACCGGCGCGTCCAAGGGCATTGGGGCAGCCGCCGCCGAGGCGTTTGCCGAGGAAGGCGCGCATCTCCTGCTCGCCGCCCGCAGCGGCGACCAGCTCAAGGTGCTGGCAGATCGCTTGCGCTCCGCACACCAGATCGACGCCGCAACGAGCATTGTCGACCTGCGCAAGGAAGAGGACGTGGCGCGGCTTGCCAAGGAAGCAGCCGACATCGACGTCCTCGTCAACAACGCCGGCGACATCCCCGGCGGCTCGATCGACAAGATCGACGAGGCGACCTGGCGGCACGCCTGGGAATTGAAGGTGTTCGGCTACATCAACCTCACGCGGCATATCTACGCCCGGATGAAGGCGAAGGGCGGCGGCGTCATCGTCAACGACATCGGCGCGGCCGGCGAGAAATTCGACGCCAATTACATCTGCGGCAGCGCCGGCAATGCGGCGCTGATGGCCTTCACCCGCGCGCTCGGCGGCAAGAGCCTTGCCGACAACATCCGCGTGGTCGGCATCAATCCCGGTCCTGTCGGCACCGACCGCCACCTCACCCTGCTCAAGACGCGCGCAAAGCACCAGTTCGGCGACGAGAGCCGCTACAAGGAATTCCAGAAGAGCCTGCCGCTCGGCCGCCCCGCGCACGCGCGTGAGATCGGCGACCTCATGGCGTTCCTCGCCTCGGATCGCGCCGGCTATACCTCGGGCGTGATCTACACGGTTGACGGCGGCATCAGCGCAGGCTGGGGTTAG
- a CDS encoding amidase family protein — protein sequence MSQDLIRETASTLVDKLRSGDVSPLELLDVLEKRIGEVDGKVNALPILCFDRARTNAKAMMQKPAGARGLLAGLPVPIKDLTDVAGVLNTQGSPIFKDNIPAKSDLMVENLEANGAVVYAKSNTPEFGAGANTFNEVFGATLNPWDTTKSAAGSSGGAAVALATGMAWLAQGSDMGGSLRSPAAFCGVVGMRPSIGRVAHTPKSGIDRNLGVVGPMARNVEDLALLLDAMSGDYADDPLSLPAPTTSFLSAAQAGKRPKRIAYSPDLGITPVDPEVKAITRKAADRFAEAGAIVEEAHPDWREAHECFHVLRAFDFAITKANLLRTKRDLLKPEVIWNIEEGLKLTVEQLARAEAQRVGMTARAVEFFKSYDLLLTPTTIVPPFPIENRYVAECAGKRFENYIEWLGIVYAITLACCPSLSLPCGFTASGLPVGVQVVGAPRADAQVIAGAKVLEDILGLRGTTPIDPK from the coding sequence TTGTCTCAAGACCTGATCCGCGAAACCGCCAGCACCCTCGTCGACAAGCTGCGCTCCGGAGACGTCTCGCCGCTCGAGCTGCTGGATGTGCTGGAGAAGCGCATCGGTGAGGTCGACGGCAAGGTGAACGCGCTGCCGATCCTGTGCTTCGATCGCGCGCGGACCAATGCGAAAGCCATGATGCAGAAACCGGCCGGTGCGCGCGGACTGCTCGCAGGCCTGCCGGTGCCGATCAAGGACCTGACCGACGTCGCGGGCGTGCTGAACACGCAGGGCTCCCCGATCTTCAAGGACAACATTCCCGCGAAGTCCGACCTCATGGTCGAGAATCTCGAAGCCAACGGCGCGGTGGTCTACGCCAAATCCAACACGCCGGAGTTCGGCGCCGGCGCCAACACCTTCAACGAGGTGTTTGGCGCGACGCTCAATCCCTGGGATACGACGAAATCGGCAGCGGGCTCGTCCGGCGGCGCGGCCGTGGCGCTCGCGACCGGCATGGCTTGGCTGGCGCAAGGTTCCGACATGGGCGGCTCCTTGCGCAGCCCGGCGGCATTCTGCGGCGTCGTCGGCATGCGGCCGAGCATCGGCCGCGTCGCGCATACCCCCAAATCGGGCATCGATCGCAATCTCGGCGTGGTCGGCCCGATGGCGCGCAACGTCGAGGATCTCGCGCTGCTGCTGGATGCCATGAGCGGCGACTATGCGGACGATCCGCTGTCGCTGCCCGCCCCCACAACCTCGTTCCTGTCGGCGGCCCAGGCGGGCAAGAGACCGAAGCGCATCGCCTACTCGCCCGATCTCGGCATCACCCCTGTTGATCCCGAAGTGAAGGCGATCACGCGGAAGGCCGCCGATCGTTTCGCGGAAGCCGGCGCCATCGTCGAGGAGGCCCATCCGGACTGGCGCGAGGCGCATGAATGCTTCCACGTGCTGCGCGCCTTCGATTTCGCGATCACCAAGGCCAATCTGCTGCGCACCAAGCGCGACCTGCTCAAGCCCGAGGTGATCTGGAATATCGAGGAGGGCCTCAAGCTCACGGTCGAGCAGCTCGCGCGCGCCGAGGCGCAGCGCGTCGGCATGACCGCCCGCGCGGTCGAGTTCTTCAAGAGCTATGATCTGTTGCTGACACCGACGACGATCGTGCCGCCCTTCCCGATCGAAAACCGCTACGTCGCCGAATGCGCCGGCAAAAGGTTCGAGAACTACATCGAATGGCTCGGCATAGTCTACGCCATCACGCTCGCCTGCTGCCCGTCGCTGTCGCTGCCGTGCGGCTTCACGGCGTCGGGCCTGCCGGTCGGCGTGCAGGTCGTCGGCGCCCCGCGCGCCGATGCGCAGGTGATTGCCGGCGCGAAGGTGCTGGAAGACATTCTGGGCCTGCGCGGGACGACGCCGATCGATCCCAAGTGA